Proteins encoded within one genomic window of Candidatus Omnitrophota bacterium:
- a CDS encoding O-antigen ligase family protein yields the protein MGEFLIPSIALICLFAGILVLVNTDAAVILLLFSMLLSPELEVAQVPRQAVVIRIDDILLCVVFLTWLAKMAMNKQLGLLKNTPLNLPIAVYVTISILSTAWGIAGGWIIPVKSLFYLLKYFEYFLLYYMISNIIKSREQLKAFTFVFLLTAFIICIYAWTQFGTEARVSAPFEGESEPNTLSGYLLIIMALCWGLVLCLKRFSSRLLLFGLFLFTLLPFFHTLSRGAWIGLPPMAIALTVLHKQKSPILVVLLTAVILALPIVLPDFVKHRIEETFVPDSITKEYEVAGKKLPVTLEGSAMLRIVSWEWIITDRLPKKPFFGWGVTGVGFIDSNYFLMLGEIGLLGIAVFFWILSTIFRQAYWNFQNMKDGFYRGLSLGLLVCLMGLMVQALTANSFIIVRIMEPFWFLTAMVMVLPRLSEEKAS from the coding sequence TTGGGTGAATTTCTCATTCCATCCATAGCGTTGATTTGTCTATTCGCCGGCATTCTCGTCCTGGTAAATACCGATGCCGCGGTAATATTGCTTCTCTTTTCCATGCTCCTTTCTCCCGAATTAGAGGTAGCGCAGGTCCCCCGCCAGGCCGTAGTCATCAGGATCGACGATATACTACTCTGCGTGGTCTTCTTGACCTGGCTGGCAAAAATGGCCATGAATAAGCAATTAGGCCTGTTGAAAAATACCCCCCTGAACCTGCCGATAGCGGTTTATGTGACAATTTCTATTCTTTCGACGGCGTGGGGCATCGCCGGCGGCTGGATCATCCCGGTCAAAAGCCTCTTTTATTTATTGAAATATTTTGAGTATTTTTTGTTATATTACATGATCTCCAATATTATTAAAAGCAGGGAACAGCTAAAGGCGTTTACCTTTGTGTTTTTATTGACCGCGTTTATAATCTGTATCTACGCCTGGACCCAGTTCGGAACGGAAGCGAGGGTTTCAGCGCCGTTTGAGGGGGAGTCCGAGCCGAATACCCTTTCCGGATACCTGTTGATAATAATGGCCCTGTGCTGGGGGCTGGTCTTATGCTTGAAACGGTTTAGCTCGCGCCTGTTACTTTTCGGCTTGTTCCTTTTTACTCTTCTGCCTTTTTTCCACACGCTTTCAAGAGGCGCCTGGATAGGATTACCGCCGATGGCGATCGCGCTTACCGTGCTGCACAAACAGAAGAGCCCTATTCTCGTGGTCCTTTTGACCGCCGTTATTTTAGCGCTGCCGATAGTTTTACCCGATTTCGTAAAACATAGAATAGAGGAGACCTTTGTACCGGATTCTATAACCAAGGAATATGAAGTGGCCGGAAAAAAATTACCGGTAACTTTAGAGGGGTCGGCTATGTTGAGGATAGTAAGTTGGGAATGGATCATAACCGACAGGCTTCCCAAGAAGCCTTTCTTCGGGTGGGGCGTAACGGGCGTTGGGTTTATCGACAGCAACTATTTTCTTATGTTGGGCGAGATCGGTTTGCTTGGCATAGCGGTTTTCTTCTGGATCCTATCGACTATCTTCCGCCAGGCATACTGGAATTTTCAAAATATGAAGGATGGTTTTTACAGGGGCTTAAGTTTGGGCTTGCTCGTTTGTTTGATGGGGCTTATGGTCCAGGCGTTGACGGCAAATAGTTTTATCATAGTGCGCATAATGGAGCCCTTCTGGTTTTTGACGGCTATGGTCATGGTGTTACCCCGTCTGTCCGAGGAAAAAGCAAGCTGA
- a CDS encoding radical SAM protein — protein sequence MNNKIKSRITLIYPGIGIFGFGQAGKSASGEINWIHHGLASIGAYIKSKGYDVKLIDMRTLNSWEDFKRTVENLNADIIGISISNLDYKVAMRAVEIIKGLKPSAKIIAGGLNPTIFPESYKNNQKIDYIVTGEGEITFTKIVQGLENNADLPKFNKGEVPDLDELPWADRNLFDYSREMNCHFTPDQALPHVTMIAGRGCPYQCAYCQPAENLTYGRPHRMISPQNVIAEIRSLKNEFDFKSITFWDDTFTVNPEWTLEFCDLYEKEKFGVAITACNRADIICRNENIVKRLSEIGVDCFVIGFESGSQRILDLLKKGTTVEQNYKAASICKKHGIKIFATFMLGLPTETKEEQSATAKMIMKIKPDYISPFYFVPIKGTEIYDLCREKDLILPDLTDPFAIERTGVYRPTIKNIDYKFLDRLKLRIFYKKLALQLIKECLRDPSKIVPTIIKIIKKLIYWSEPA from the coding sequence ATGAACAATAAAATAAAATCCCGGATCACGCTCATTTACCCCGGAATAGGCATTTTCGGATTCGGTCAGGCCGGAAAAAGCGCCAGCGGTGAGATCAATTGGATACATCATGGTCTAGCGTCCATCGGCGCCTATATCAAAAGCAAAGGCTATGATGTCAAACTTATCGATATGAGAACATTGAATTCCTGGGAAGATTTCAAAAGAACCGTTGAAAATTTAAATGCGGACATAATCGGTATCTCTATCTCAAATCTTGATTATAAGGTAGCGATGAGAGCCGTAGAGATCATAAAAGGCTTGAAACCCTCAGCCAAAATAATTGCCGGCGGCTTAAATCCGACGATCTTTCCCGAAAGTTACAAAAATAACCAAAAAATAGATTATATCGTTACGGGGGAAGGCGAAATTACCTTCACAAAAATAGTCCAGGGATTAGAAAATAATGCGGATTTGCCGAAATTCAACAAAGGAGAAGTCCCGGACCTGGATGAATTGCCCTGGGCTGACCGGAATTTATTCGATTATTCCAGAGAGATGAACTGCCACTTTACGCCGGACCAAGCGCTTCCCCATGTTACAATGATCGCCGGCCGCGGGTGCCCGTATCAATGCGCCTACTGCCAACCGGCGGAAAATCTGACTTATGGCAGGCCCCACCGAATGATAAGTCCTCAAAATGTCATAGCAGAAATAAGGTCGCTAAAAAATGAATTTGACTTCAAAAGCATAACTTTTTGGGATGACACCTTCACCGTAAATCCGGAATGGACCCTTGAATTCTGCGATCTTTACGAAAAAGAAAAGTTCGGGGTAGCTATTACTGCCTGCAACAGGGCTGACATTATTTGCAGAAATGAAAACATAGTAAAACGCTTAAGCGAAATCGGCGTTGATTGTTTCGTGATAGGCTTCGAAAGCGGCAGCCAAAGAATCCTAGATCTCCTTAAAAAAGGGACTACCGTTGAACAAAATTATAAGGCCGCAAGTATCTGCAAAAAACACGGCATAAAAATATTTGCGACTTTTATGCTCGGGCTTCCCACCGAGACCAAAGAAGAACAATCGGCGACCGCCAAAATGATAATGAAGATAAAACCGGACTACATCAGCCCCTTTTATTTTGTGCCCATAAAGGGGACGGAGATCTATGATCTATGCAGGGAAAAAGATCTTATACTCCCGGATTTGACCGATCCCTTTGCCATAGAAAGAACCGGAGTGTACAGGCCAACGATCAAGAATATAGACTATAAATTTTTAGACAGGTTAAAATTAAGGATCTTTTATAAAAAATTAGCATTACAGTTGATAAAAGAGTGCCTCAGGGACCCCTCGAAGATCGTTCCTACCATAATTAAAATAATAAAAAAGCTGATCTATTGGAGCGAACCGGCTTAA
- a CDS encoding ABC transporter permease, translating to MHKIPLAFIKKDFLIESSYKLAFLANIFGVLLSLLGYFFIDKLFGRMMVSHLEEFGVNYFSYVLLGMAFFSYIGIGLGSFSNRIQSEQTQGTLEAVLLTPAGISTILFSMALWNLIFATVDMVIFIALGIFLFKIDFTGINILSALVTLLLTVASFSGLGIISASFVMVFKRGNPLGWIINSVEGLIGGVYFPVTVLPGWLQFLAKFFPITYAVRAMELSVYRGYSLAQLAKEVGFLLLFSVLLIPLSIVFFKYSVKKAKMDGSLAQY from the coding sequence GTGCACAAAATACCGCTGGCCTTCATAAAGAAGGACTTCCTTATTGAGTCCAGTTATAAACTGGCTTTTCTTGCCAATATCTTCGGGGTCCTGCTAAGCCTGCTGGGTTATTTCTTCATCGATAAATTATTCGGCCGGATGATGGTCAGCCATTTGGAAGAATTTGGCGTGAATTATTTTTCCTATGTCTTGCTAGGCATGGCGTTTTTCAGTTATATCGGCATCGGGTTGGGTTCTTTTTCAAACCGGATACAGTCCGAACAAACGCAGGGGACCTTAGAAGCGGTCCTCCTGACCCCCGCCGGGATATCTACCATATTATTCTCCATGGCCTTGTGGAACCTTATCTTCGCAACTGTAGACATGGTTATCTTTATCGCCCTGGGGATCTTTTTATTCAAAATAGACTTCACCGGCATAAATATATTATCCGCTCTTGTAACGCTGCTTTTGACAGTTGCTTCCTTTAGCGGATTAGGGATAATATCCGCAAGTTTTGTAATGGTCTTCAAGCGCGGAAACCCTCTGGGCTGGATAATAAATAGTGTCGAGGGTTTAATAGGCGGGGTCTATTTCCCCGTTACCGTATTGCCGGGGTGGCTGCAATTCCTGGCGAAATTTTTTCCCATAACTTATGCTGTCCGGGCTATGGAATTATCTGTTTATAGGGGTTATTCTCTGGCACAGCTCGCCAAAGAGGTGGGATTCCTGTTGCTATTCTCCGTGCTGCTCATCCCATTAAGTATCGTTTTTTTTAAATACAGCGTAAAGAAGGCGAAGATGGATGGCAGCCTGGCACAGTATTAA
- a CDS encoding ABC transporter ATP-binding protein, with protein MRPILEVDGVTKDFTPPLSFGKLIRFDLRRGIPVRALDDVSFRLDRGKILAVLGPNGAGKTTLLKIIATLLLPDKGAVSFNGSDLEEKIKMSVGLVTDEERSFYWRLTGRQNLEFFAALYGLDGKTAKSRINELSGLFAVDYADKRFDSYSTGMKRRFALMRGLLHDPELLLLDEPTKSLDYAAALSMRNFVKETLVKTQGKTVILATHHMDEALDFCDLFMILNKGKLRAMGSLGQLRKQAGDPAATLGEMFVKLTTGS; from the coding sequence ATGAGACCTATATTGGAAGTAGACGGGGTAACCAAGGATTTTACCCCTCCCCTCTCTTTCGGAAAATTAATCAGGTTCGATCTCAGGCGCGGGATACCGGTCAGGGCGCTCGATGACGTTTCCTTCCGCCTTGATAGGGGGAAAATACTCGCTGTCCTAGGACCGAACGGAGCGGGCAAGACCACCCTTTTAAAGATAATCGCTACACTCCTCCTGCCTGACAAGGGCGCTGTATCGTTCAACGGCTCTGATCTTGAAGAAAAGATAAAAATGTCCGTCGGATTGGTGACTGATGAAGAGAGAAGTTTCTACTGGCGCCTTACAGGCAGGCAAAATTTGGAATTTTTTGCCGCTCTCTACGGGCTCGACGGAAAAACCGCTAAATCCAGGATAAATGAGCTGTCGGGATTATTTGCGGTCGATTACGCAGACAAAAGGTTCGATTCCTATTCGACCGGCATGAAGAGACGTTTTGCGTTAATGAGGGGGCTGCTCCACGACCCGGAACTCCTATTGTTAGATGAACCGACCAAAAGCCTCGATTACGCCGCCGCCTTGAGCATGAGAAACTTCGTTAAAGAAACTTTAGTGAAAACACAAGGCAAAACCGTAATACTCGCTACCCACCATATGGACGAAGCCCTGGATTTTTGTGACTTATTTATGATATTAAATAAGGGGAAACTCCGCGCCATGGGCTCGTTAGGACAATTACGAAAGCAAGCAGGCGATCCCGCCGCTACGCTGGGAGAGATGTTCGTGAAACTGACTACGGGGTCGTAA
- a CDS encoding polysaccharide export protein, with protein MKDKNQFIAVSLILCLLAFLPAPVFSEEKQAQAQAGNKGYLAGGPPKEAEPAPAAVEEEYWTRPLEYHIGTGDVIEISVWDISELSKEITVRPDGKISYPLIGEVDVYGLSMSRLNEELTKRFSVYVRHPQVTVILKKFEGKSVFILGEVKSPGVYKYGGQVRLIEAISGAGGFTLDAVPRSVLVIRGDITKNKDPQLIKIDVANIYTKANLRNNILLQPNDIVFVSRSFISNATDFFTKINQPLTSYILTKQIINPGW; from the coding sequence ATGAAAGATAAAAATCAGTTTATCGCAGTAAGCCTTATCCTTTGCCTCCTAGCTTTTTTGCCCGCCCCTGTCTTTTCCGAGGAGAAACAAGCCCAAGCCCAAGCCGGGAATAAAGGTTATCTTGCGGGGGGGCCTCCTAAAGAAGCAGAACCGGCCCCGGCCGCCGTAGAAGAGGAATATTGGACGAGGCCTTTGGAATATCACATAGGTACGGGCGATGTCATCGAAATTTCAGTGTGGGACATTAGCGAACTTTCCAAGGAAATAACAGTCCGTCCGGACGGGAAAATCTCATATCCGCTGATAGGCGAGGTCGATGTCTATGGATTAAGCATGAGCCGATTGAACGAAGAACTGACGAAAAGATTTTCCGTTTACGTCAGGCATCCGCAAGTCACCGTCATCCTTAAGAAATTTGAGGGCAAGAGCGTATTTATATTAGGTGAAGTCAAGAGCCCGGGTGTTTATAAGTATGGCGGACAAGTACGGCTTATAGAGGCTATCAGCGGCGCCGGCGGGTTCACTCTTGACGCGGTTCCGAGAAGCGTTCTGGTGATACGGGGGGATATTACTAAGAATAAAGACCCCCAGCTTATAAAGATCGATGTGGCAAATATCTATACAAAGGCAAATTTACGCAACAATATTTTATTGCAGCCTAATGACATCGTTTTTGTCTCCCGCTCGTTCATATCAAACGCCACAGATTTCTTCACGAAGATAAATCAACCGTTGACCTCATATATTTTGACTAAACAAATCATCAACCCCGGCTGGTAG
- a CDS encoding polysaccharide biosynthesis tyrosine autokinase: MPQYELNLRDYWVILRKRKTIVFLTFGIVLALTAAYTLLEEPAYKASATVSIAEKKTFGKLLTEVFVVSPGDPLLSQSRIIKSKPVAEAVVRELNLAGTHPTEEEFQKMVSSVEASISTEIVTNTNLIRIDVVNRDPRKAAAIANVITKAFVVENLKEKNKQARSVREFVEKRMEEIKEKLRASEVALMEFRRKEAAAGIAVPLQNKLVELESKRAELLLTYTELHPDVVKIKEQIQGIKERLEKMSETELEFARLTREFQMNEKAYRELEDRFHEAQFAEAEEVSDVNIVDPASVPVRPMKPDRVLNLLMGVIVGLTLSFVSAFVTEHLDTSLGTIEDIESVIKLPVLGVIPHLPIRGEEKKSFREKVSIIKDVKEDDKLSQLKQQLIINYPNKSPIIEAYRILYTSIQIEVFGGELNGKNLLLTSTGPGEGKSITIANLGLTMAQMGKRVLLIDADLRRSIIHKIFGFKDKKPGLADILLGTATESSIRGLTDFLIGLGWDEALKIPGIDNLNVLTSGSTVQNPAELLGSQNMVNFLKKMREKYDVVLLDSPPVLAVTDPSVLAPNVNAVILLYEAGKISRSALHRAKIQLESVKAPVKGVVLNNISPEVEMYSSYYYHYKPHEEKPGRGVKET, encoded by the coding sequence ATGCCGCAGTATGAATTAAACCTGCGCGACTATTGGGTTATTTTACGAAAAAGAAAGACGATAGTTTTTCTTACTTTTGGCATCGTCTTGGCCTTAACCGCCGCTTATACGCTTCTCGAAGAACCGGCATATAAAGCCTCCGCGACCGTCAGCATAGCCGAAAAGAAAACCTTCGGAAAGTTATTAACGGAGGTATTTGTCGTTTCCCCGGGAGACCCGCTTCTTTCCCAGTCGAGGATCATAAAAAGCAAGCCGGTCGCAGAAGCGGTCGTCAGGGAATTAAATTTGGCCGGCACCCACCCAACCGAAGAAGAGTTCCAGAAGATGGTCTCGTCCGTGGAAGCATCCATCTCGACGGAGATCGTGACTAATACCAACCTCATCCGCATCGACGTGGTCAATAGAGACCCGCGGAAGGCCGCCGCGATCGCTAACGTCATCACCAAGGCGTTTGTCGTCGAAAATCTAAAGGAAAAGAATAAGCAGGCCCGCTCTGTGCGCGAGTTTGTCGAGAAAAGGATGGAAGAGATCAAGGAGAAGTTAAGGGCGTCCGAAGTCGCTCTTATGGAATTCAGGAGGAAAGAAGCGGCGGCGGGCATCGCGGTCCCGCTTCAAAATAAACTGGTAGAGCTTGAAAGCAAAAGGGCCGAGCTGCTTTTGACGTATACCGAACTTCACCCCGACGTAGTAAAAATAAAAGAACAAATCCAGGGAATAAAGGAGCGGCTCGAGAAGATGTCGGAAACGGAACTCGAATTTGCGCGGCTGACCCGGGAATTCCAGATGAACGAAAAGGCATATCGGGAATTAGAAGATAGGTTCCATGAAGCGCAGTTCGCCGAGGCGGAGGAGGTTTCCGATGTCAATATAGTCGATCCCGCGAGCGTCCCGGTGCGTCCCATGAAGCCGGACCGCGTATTGAATTTGCTGATGGGGGTGATCGTGGGCCTGACTTTGAGTTTTGTTTCGGCTTTTGTCACGGAACACTTAGATACCTCATTAGGGACGATAGAGGATATTGAAAGCGTAATCAAGCTGCCCGTTTTGGGAGTGATCCCCCACTTACCGATCAGAGGCGAAGAAAAGAAGAGCTTCAGGGAGAAAGTTTCTATAATAAAGGACGTCAAGGAAGACGATAAATTATCGCAGCTGAAGCAACAACTGATCATAAATTATCCGAACAAATCTCCGATCATCGAGGCATACCGGATTTTGTATACGAGCATACAAATAGAAGTCTTTGGCGGAGAGCTTAACGGGAAGAATTTATTATTAACGAGCACGGGACCCGGCGAAGGCAAATCGATAACGATCGCAAATTTAGGGCTTACAATGGCGCAGATGGGTAAAAGAGTCCTCCTGATCGACGCCGATCTAAGACGTTCCATAATCCATAAGATCTTCGGGTTCAAAGACAAAAAACCCGGGCTTGCCGATATCCTATTGGGCACTGCGACGGAAAGTTCAATAAGGGGTTTAACAGATTTTCTTATCGGGCTCGGCTGGGATGAGGCGTTGAAGATCCCCGGCATAGACAACCTGAATGTTTTAACTTCCGGTTCAACTGTTCAAAACCCGGCGGAACTTCTCGGTTCGCAAAATATGGTTAACTTTCTCAAGAAGATGAGGGAGAAATACGACGTCGTATTATTGGATTCCCCGCCGGTTTTGGCGGTTACCGACCCGTCTGTGCTTGCGCCGAATGTAAATGCGGTGATTTTACTTTATGAGGCTGGGAAGATATCCAGGAGCGCGCTCCATCGCGCAAAAATACAATTGGAATCCGTAAAGGCGCCTGTCAAAGGAGTGGTCTTAAATAATATCTCACCTGAAGTAGAGATGTATTCGAGTTATTATTATCACTATAAGCCTCATGAAGAGAAGCCCGGCCGGGGCGTGAAAGAGACATGA
- a CDS encoding nucleotidyltransferase family protein — MVFDELAKRAHEEGLSALLYYSIKNTGLSDSLPPEFVSGLARHYYNNASFNLFAQEKLNEVLAAFETAGIDAIVLKGLSLMDTVYPNIAVRPITDIDLLIEESDFPRAKNKLNELGYACEEYCREDFYNGEIAIDIHSSILNSVRVKSRHKTCNIDNAELWRDSGSIALSGRKVRVLSPEDQLISLCLHLFYHHGLKRLIWFVDICALLNAYENVFDWARFLDKCRRFRVKSPVYYCLIAAEIKIGIRVPREILEKLKPPAENILTRKILDLAIHKDISEKVRFYFILLSLEKLKDKLLYLFEIILPRPSVLRAVYLPGYSLLRLYLFHFKAIFVESSKAAGSLLDTSP, encoded by the coding sequence ATGGTTTTTGATGAATTAGCAAAAAGGGCGCATGAGGAAGGGCTCAGCGCCCTTTTGTATTATAGCATCAAAAATACCGGCCTTTCGGATTCATTACCGCCTGAATTCGTTTCAGGATTAGCCCGCCATTATTATAATAACGCATCTTTCAATTTATTCGCTCAAGAGAAATTAAACGAAGTTCTGGCCGCTTTTGAAACGGCGGGTATCGATGCGATAGTCTTAAAAGGCCTCTCGCTGATGGATACGGTATACCCCAATATAGCCGTACGCCCCATAACCGATATTGACCTTTTAATCGAAGAAAGCGATTTTCCGCGCGCGAAAAATAAGTTAAACGAATTAGGCTACGCTTGCGAAGAATATTGCCGGGAGGATTTTTATAACGGCGAAATAGCCATTGATATCCATTCGAGCATATTAAATTCGGTCAGGGTGAAAAGCCGGCATAAAACCTGCAATATCGATAACGCCGAGTTATGGAGAGATTCCGGTTCCATAGCTTTGAGCGGGAGAAAGGTCAGGGTCCTCTCGCCCGAGGACCAGCTGATCTCGCTCTGCCTGCACCTGTTTTATCACCACGGGTTGAAGAGGCTGATCTGGTTCGTGGATATTTGCGCGTTATTAAATGCGTATGAAAATGTATTTGATTGGGCCAGGTTCCTGGATAAATGCCGCAGATTTAGGGTCAAAAGCCCTGTTTACTACTGTCTTATCGCCGCCGAAATAAAAATCGGGATCCGGGTCCCACGGGAAATCTTGGAAAAATTAAAACCGCCGGCTGAAAACATCTTAACGAGGAAGATCCTTGATCTGGCGATACATAAAGATATATCCGAAAAGGTAAGGTTCTATTTTATCCTGTTATCTTTGGAAAAGCTTAAGGATAAGCTTTTATACTTATTCGAGATCATCCTGCCGCGCCCAAGCGTTTTGAGGGCCGTTTATCTGCCCGGGTACTCGCTCCTGCGCCTTTATCTCTTTCATTTTAAAGCGATTTTCGTCGAATCTTCCAAGGCGGCAGGTTCGTTGCTTGACACCTCGCCATAG
- a CDS encoding S24 family peptidase, producing the protein MRSFSIIKEVMAREGSAIRLCARGDSMGPLIKEGDIVVIRPITFKEIKIGDIAVFGVKGKLCAHRLIMKRGKGDRHLLITKSDRTFTADAPFRHKDLFGKIYHIQKGALTLDLESFFLAPLNRVLGLYHLILCQAAIHLRLLYAVFKKNDT; encoded by the coding sequence ATGAGATCATTCTCTATCATAAAAGAAGTCATGGCTCGCGAAGGATCTGCGATTAGGTTGTGCGCGAGAGGGGACAGCATGGGCCCGCTGATAAAAGAAGGGGATATCGTCGTCATAAGGCCCATCACTTTCAAAGAGATCAAGATCGGCGATATAGCCGTGTTTGGCGTTAAAGGAAAGCTATGCGCCCACAGGCTTATAATGAAACGGGGCAAAGGCGATCGTCATCTCCTCATTACTAAATCAGACAGGACTTTTACGGCCGACGCGCCTTTCAGACACAAAGATCTGTTCGGCAAGATATACCATATCCAAAAAGGCGCGCTGACGTTAGACCTCGAATCGTTTTTTTTGGCGCCCCTCAATCGCGTCCTGGGGTTATATCATTTAATACTGTGCCAGGCTGCCATCCATCTTCGCCTTCTTTACGCTGTATTTAAAAAAAACGATACTTAA
- a CDS encoding flippase — protein sequence MAAKTKQSLSQKIIRNTVFNAAGDFWGILIALFLTPYIIHHIGIERFGILAIVGAITGYFSLFDFGIGSSFVKYIAEFYAKKDYEKINQVVNTGFVFYSIFAIFIIISTFFIINPLLALFKIPTHLYNEALFVFLLGIVLFGVTNALSPFLAIQGGLQRMDITNKVAISLSIPSAAGTIFFLEKGYGLPGLMVNMAIFFVISSVIGIAIAFKILPELRFNPLLFSRAIFRKLFGFGYKMQVSAIAGMLHFQIDKFILVYFLNLGFVTYYSVAAQLASKIRELPLLLVSAVFPAASELDARDDKETLHKLYFRSMKYVILIGLPMSVAAILLANPFIALWLGKGYEMTALTLQILIVGYFFNMITGPGFFILNGLGKPQYGMRSSILSTFLKLTLSILLVVKIGYFGVVIGTAVSMIIAAIYFIFAAHKVMNIPLWKFSGKILPKPLMACIAALLAVYILIKQTGQTGWLGFIGAGSLYFVIFSVVIWLVNYLDDFDKRLVSKHGPIHTAVR from the coding sequence ATGGCGGCTAAAACAAAACAGAGTCTATCGCAAAAGATAATCAGGAATACCGTTTTTAATGCCGCCGGTGATTTTTGGGGGATTTTAATTGCTTTATTTTTGACCCCCTACATTATCCACCATATCGGTATCGAGAGATTCGGGATACTGGCGATCGTAGGGGCGATAACCGGTTATTTTAGTTTGTTTGATTTTGGGATCGGCAGCTCCTTTGTAAAATACATCGCTGAGTTTTATGCGAAAAAAGATTATGAAAAAATAAATCAGGTCGTTAACACAGGCTTTGTTTTTTATTCCATATTTGCGATATTCATTATTATTTCAACCTTTTTTATTATTAACCCGCTGCTTGCCCTTTTTAAGATCCCCACCCATCTGTACAATGAGGCGTTATTTGTCTTTTTACTCGGGATCGTCCTCTTTGGTGTTACCAACGCTTTAAGCCCCTTTCTGGCGATCCAAGGCGGCTTGCAGAGGATGGATATTACAAATAAAGTGGCGATATCACTCTCGATACCGAGCGCTGCCGGGACAATTTTTTTCCTGGAAAAAGGGTATGGCCTGCCGGGATTAATGGTCAATATGGCCATTTTTTTTGTTATAAGCAGCGTGATCGGCATAGCCATCGCTTTCAAGATATTGCCCGAGTTAAGATTCAATCCTTTGTTGTTTAGCAGGGCGATATTCAGGAAGCTGTTTGGATTTGGATATAAGATGCAGGTATCGGCGATTGCCGGCATGCTTCATTTTCAGATAGACAAGTTTATATTGGTGTATTTCTTGAATTTAGGATTTGTTACTTACTATTCTGTCGCCGCGCAATTGGCCTCTAAGATAAGAGAATTACCCCTGCTGTTGGTTTCAGCGGTTTTCCCCGCCGCTTCAGAACTGGATGCAAGGGACGATAAGGAAACGCTGCATAAATTATACTTCCGCTCGATGAAATACGTTATTCTAATCGGACTTCCGATGTCGGTAGCAGCGATCCTATTGGCCAACCCCTTTATAGCATTATGGTTAGGTAAAGGATATGAAATGACCGCTTTAACGCTGCAAATCCTTATAGTAGGTTATTTTTTTAACATGATAACGGGGCCCGGTTTTTTTATTTTAAATGGTTTAGGAAAGCCTCAATATGGGATGAGGAGCTCGATCCTTTCTACTTTTCTCAAGTTAACCTTGAGCATTTTATTAGTGGTTAAAATAGGTTACTTTGGCGTAGTTATCGGGACGGCAGTCTCCATGATTATCGCAGCTATTTATTTTATTTTTGCGGCTCACAAGGTCATGAATATACCCCTCTGGAAGTTCAGCGGAAAAATATTGCCTAAACCTCTTATGGCGTGTATCGCGGCCCTTTTAGCCGTTTATATCCTGATTAAACAGACGGGACAGACGGGATGGCTTGGTTTCATCGGGGCGGGATCCTTATATTTTGTGATTTTTAGCGTGGTCATATGGCTAGTGAATTACTTGGACGATTTCGATAAGAGACTGGTAAGTAAACATGGCCCAATCCATACCGCAGTTCGATAA